In Gemmatimonadaceae bacterium, the following are encoded in one genomic region:
- the infA gene encoding translation initiation factor IF-1, with amino-acid sequence MGKQDAIELEGTVTELLPNATFRVTVPSGHEVLTTLAGNMRRNRIRVLAGDRVTVEVSPYDLTRGRITFRHKN; translated from the coding sequence ATGGGGAAGCAGGACGCGATCGAACTCGAGGGGACAGTAACCGAGTTGCTGCCAAATGCGACGTTCCGGGTCACCGTTCCGAGCGGGCATGAAGTCCTCACCACGTTGGCGGGCAACATGCGACGGAATCGCATTCGCGTCCTCGCCGGTGATCGCGTCACTGTGGAAGTCTCGCCGTACGATCTCACGCGCGGCCGCATCACCTTCCGTCACAAGAACTGA